One Primulina tabacum isolate GXHZ01 chromosome 10, ASM2559414v2, whole genome shotgun sequence DNA segment encodes these proteins:
- the LOC142505267 gene encoding uncharacterized protein LOC142505267, whose amino-acid sequence MGYSFKILAFFVLSNFLSISTATRAIEPECGSCSKPPVTPVVPLPPVTGPKLPVPPVTVPPVIVPVPPVTVPPVIVPVPPVTVPPVTVPKVPVPPVTVPKVPVVGVVPLPPVTLPPISVPNLPLPPVVTTTPKKGKPCPPPAHKKATCPVNTLKLGVCASVLGGKVSIGLGDPGVNKCCTIISGFADAEAAACLCTTLKIKTLNLKIYVPVALQLLVTCGKTPPPGYTCAV is encoded by the coding sequence atgggatactcgttcAAGATTTTAGCTTTTTTCGTCCTTTCCAATTTTCTCTCCATTTCCACAGCCACTCGAGCCATTGAACCCGAGTGTGGCTCTTGTTCCAAGCCCCCCGTCACACCCGTAGTCCCCCTCCCTCCCGTTACCGGACCTAAATTGCCCGTTCCACCCGTAACAGTCCCTCCCGTTATTGTACCTGTGCCACCCGTAACTGTCCCTCCCGTTATTGTACCTGTGCCACCCGTTACTGTCCCTCCTGTCACCGTACCTAAAGTACCCGTGCCACCCGTTACCGTACCTAAAGTACCCGTAGTCGGAGTCGTGCCTCTGCCACCGGTAACTCTGCCTCCCATTTCCGTTCCTAATTTACCACTACCACCAGTGGTGACCACCACACCAAAGAAAGGTAAGCCATGCCCGCCACCGGCACATAAGAAGGCTACTTGCCCAGTGAACACACTCAAACTTGGTGTCTGTGCCAGTGTTCTTGGTGGAAAGGTTTCCATTGGTCTGGGAGATCCTGGTGTCAACAAGTGCTGCACAATAATATCAGGGTTTGCGGATGCCGAAGCTGCAGCATGCTTGTGCACAACTCTAAAGATAAAAACCCTCAATCTTAAAATATATGTTCCAGTGGCGCTTCAACTACTCGTCACTTGTGGCAAGACACCACCTCCCGGCTACACTTGCGCTGTCTAA
- the LOC142505492 gene encoding uncharacterized protein At2g24330-like isoform X2, which produces MAEESKKEVGEAVTSKDTEIKPKKEKKGVLSRLWGALFRAHGDDFEKRLQHISKEEAAVLGRITRRSQSWRRMTRQLIAFSVLFEVVAVVYAIMTTRSLDLNWKLRALRVLPMFLLPALSSLTYSAIRSFTRMRDRKDKMTLEKLRAERQAKIDELKEKTNYYITQQLIQRYDPDPAAKAAAATVLASKLGLDSGLKVHLEEEAKHNAVPTGKSNDVEVARTTGLRNRKASHLKTSSMGSASTNHPEEQMTMIAEIEGADISEQHPLVVEHHPQTGLNANEGGWIARLAALLVGEDPTQSYALICGNCHMHNGLARKEDFPYITYYCPHCNALNGPKQPSEHISGSSSPITALAPVHDAEVTLGADDLNPDTISSSTSGVAAGNAVTASATRSEIPES; this is translated from the exons ATGGCTGAAGAATCTAAGAAAGAGGTTGGGGAGGCTGTCACATCGAAAGACACTGAGATTAAACCAAAGAAAGAGAAGAAAGGAGTGCTGTCAAGATTGTGGGGTGCGCTTTTTAGAGCACATGGAGATGACTTTGAAAAGAGATTGCAGCATATATCAAAGGAAGAGGCTGCCGTGCTTGGCCGGATTACAAGACGGTCTCAAAGTTGGCGAAGAATGACCAGGCAATTGATTGCCTTTTCTGTACTATTTGAG GTTGTTGCAGTAGTATATGCTATCATGACCACAAGATCGTTAGACTTGAACTGGAAATTGAGGGCATTGAGAGTCCTACCCATGTTTCTGCTTCCAGCATTATCTTCCCTTACTTATTCAGCAATCAGAAGCTTCACTAGAATGC GTGACCGAAAGGACAAAATGACTTTGGAAAAGCTTCGTGCTGAAAGGCAAGCGAAAATAGATGAACTTAAAGAGAAGACAAATTACTACATTACACAACAACTAATACAG AGGTATGACCCTGATCCAGCGGCTAAGGCAGCTGCGGCTACTGTACTGGCATCTAAATTGGGTTTGGATTCTGGTCTGAAAGTACATTTGGAAGAAGAGGCTAAGCACAATGCTGTTCCTACTGGAAAAAGCAATGATGTGGAAGTTGCAAGGACTACAGGACTGCGAAATAGGAAGGCGTCCCACTTGAAAACCAGTAGTATGGGAAGCGCATCCACCAACCATCCTGAAGAGCAAATGACCATGATTGCAGAAATTGAGGGTGCAGACATTTCTGAGCAACACCCGTTAGTTGTGGAGCATCATCCTCAAACAGGTTTGAATGCAAACGAGGGAGGCTGGATTGCTCGATTAGCTGCATTGCTTGTGGGAGAGGATCCAACACAATCTTACGCACTGATTTGTGGAAACTGTCATATGCACAATG GGCTTGCAAGGAAGGAAGATTTTCCATACATAACTTACTACTGTCCTCATTGCAATGCTTTAAATGGGCCGAAACAACCTTCTGAACATATATCAGGCTCCAGTTCCCCTATCACAGCCTTGGCTCCTGTCCATGATGCAGAAGTCACTCTAGGTGCAGATGACTTGAATCCTGATACAATTTCATCGAGCACCAGCGGTGTGGCTGCTGGCAATGCTGTTACTGCCTCAGCTACTAGATCTGAGATTCCCGAAAGTTGA
- the LOC142505492 gene encoding uncharacterized protein At2g24330-like isoform X1: MGSYSEMAEESKKEVGEAVTSKDTEIKPKKEKKGVLSRLWGALFRAHGDDFEKRLQHISKEEAAVLGRITRRSQSWRRMTRQLIAFSVLFEVVAVVYAIMTTRSLDLNWKLRALRVLPMFLLPALSSLTYSAIRSFTRMRDRKDKMTLEKLRAERQAKIDELKEKTNYYITQQLIQRYDPDPAAKAAAATVLASKLGLDSGLKVHLEEEAKHNAVPTGKSNDVEVARTTGLRNRKASHLKTSSMGSASTNHPEEQMTMIAEIEGADISEQHPLVVEHHPQTGLNANEGGWIARLAALLVGEDPTQSYALICGNCHMHNGLARKEDFPYITYYCPHCNALNGPKQPSEHISGSSSPITALAPVHDAEVTLGADDLNPDTISSSTSGVAAGNAVTASATRSEIPES, translated from the exons ATGGGTTCATATAGT GAAATGGCTGAAGAATCTAAGAAAGAGGTTGGGGAGGCTGTCACATCGAAAGACACTGAGATTAAACCAAAGAAAGAGAAGAAAGGAGTGCTGTCAAGATTGTGGGGTGCGCTTTTTAGAGCACATGGAGATGACTTTGAAAAGAGATTGCAGCATATATCAAAGGAAGAGGCTGCCGTGCTTGGCCGGATTACAAGACGGTCTCAAAGTTGGCGAAGAATGACCAGGCAATTGATTGCCTTTTCTGTACTATTTGAG GTTGTTGCAGTAGTATATGCTATCATGACCACAAGATCGTTAGACTTGAACTGGAAATTGAGGGCATTGAGAGTCCTACCCATGTTTCTGCTTCCAGCATTATCTTCCCTTACTTATTCAGCAATCAGAAGCTTCACTAGAATGC GTGACCGAAAGGACAAAATGACTTTGGAAAAGCTTCGTGCTGAAAGGCAAGCGAAAATAGATGAACTTAAAGAGAAGACAAATTACTACATTACACAACAACTAATACAG AGGTATGACCCTGATCCAGCGGCTAAGGCAGCTGCGGCTACTGTACTGGCATCTAAATTGGGTTTGGATTCTGGTCTGAAAGTACATTTGGAAGAAGAGGCTAAGCACAATGCTGTTCCTACTGGAAAAAGCAATGATGTGGAAGTTGCAAGGACTACAGGACTGCGAAATAGGAAGGCGTCCCACTTGAAAACCAGTAGTATGGGAAGCGCATCCACCAACCATCCTGAAGAGCAAATGACCATGATTGCAGAAATTGAGGGTGCAGACATTTCTGAGCAACACCCGTTAGTTGTGGAGCATCATCCTCAAACAGGTTTGAATGCAAACGAGGGAGGCTGGATTGCTCGATTAGCTGCATTGCTTGTGGGAGAGGATCCAACACAATCTTACGCACTGATTTGTGGAAACTGTCATATGCACAATG GGCTTGCAAGGAAGGAAGATTTTCCATACATAACTTACTACTGTCCTCATTGCAATGCTTTAAATGGGCCGAAACAACCTTCTGAACATATATCAGGCTCCAGTTCCCCTATCACAGCCTTGGCTCCTGTCCATGATGCAGAAGTCACTCTAGGTGCAGATGACTTGAATCCTGATACAATTTCATCGAGCACCAGCGGTGTGGCTGCTGGCAATGCTGTTACTGCCTCAGCTACTAGATCTGAGATTCCCGAAAGTTGA